One Mucilaginibacter ginkgonis genomic region harbors:
- a CDS encoding glycoside hydrolase family 76 protein, translating to MNPKLLTITLLTLVFVSCSKSKVVPDSTGTNNGGGSGTPSGGITESIYLTNAKAVRSYVQSAYATSFGSYRVNTTTNTSGAYEWYVASQLYADAEMVELGDASIKTSLTNTLSYLQKLIDKSDINGGYFAAASLDGSTANGGKYVDDNALTGMAFLAAYDVSSGSDKDAFLSAAKGCAKWLINSSQWDTNFGGGFWWSTDKTVKPTQSNGLALQLFSRLYKITGDAVYKNWATAVYTWLNAQMFDVNSGLYIWQIEKSGTKDTYKFSYDNAIMVEALLLYADVMGDGSYQVKAQALGNAMIATLWDKNFNVFIFNTNDQRVNPCYSGWASQAMIKLYEFDNNVNWLTYAKGNIDEINVVLKNPAVNGYYQYAALNGSGRYTNLEGVDQAWMQRIQALLSKYK from the coding sequence ATGAACCCCAAATTATTAACCATAACATTATTAACACTTGTGTTTGTGTCGTGCAGTAAATCGAAAGTTGTTCCCGATAGTACAGGAACAAATAATGGTGGTGGTAGTGGCACTCCTAGCGGAGGTATTACAGAATCCATTTATCTGACCAATGCCAAAGCAGTGCGCAGCTATGTTCAGTCAGCATATGCAACCTCATTTGGCAGCTACCGCGTTAATACGACCACAAATACCTCAGGTGCCTATGAGTGGTATGTCGCAAGTCAATTATATGCAGATGCAGAAATGGTTGAGCTTGGTGATGCAAGTATTAAAACTAGTTTAACGAATACCCTTAGCTATCTTCAAAAGCTGATTGATAAGTCTGACATTAATGGTGGTTATTTTGCAGCTGCATCACTCGATGGATCAACAGCAAATGGCGGTAAATATGTAGATGACAATGCACTCACCGGAATGGCATTTTTGGCTGCTTACGATGTTAGTTCAGGGAGTGATAAAGATGCTTTCCTAAGCGCAGCAAAAGGATGTGCCAAATGGCTCATAAACAGTAGTCAATGGGATACCAATTTTGGCGGCGGTTTTTGGTGGTCAACCGATAAAACAGTTAAACCAACACAGTCAAATGGTTTAGCGTTACAATTATTTAGCAGACTTTATAAAATCACCGGAGATGCAGTTTACAAAAACTGGGCTACAGCTGTATACACTTGGCTAAACGCGCAAATGTTCGATGTTAACAGCGGCTTATATATCTGGCAGATTGAAAAAAGCGGAACGAAAGATACCTATAAGTTTAGCTATGATAATGCAATTATGGTAGAGGCATTATTGCTGTATGCAGATGTCATGGGAGATGGATCATATCAGGTCAAAGCACAAGCACTCGGAAATGCCATGATTGCAACTTTATGGGACAAAAATTTTAATGTATTCATATTTAATACGAATGACCAACGCGTCAATCCATGTTATAGCGGATGGGCTAGTCAGGCGATGATAAAGCTTTACGAATTTGATAACAATGTAAACTGGCTTACTTATGCAAAAGGAAATATTGATGAAATCAATGTAGTGTTAAAGAACCCTGCTGTAAATGGCTACTATCAATATGCTGCTTTAAATGGATCTGGCAGATACACAAACCTTGAAGGTGTAGATCAGGCCTGGATGCAAAGAATACAAGCACTTTTATCAAAATATAAATAA
- a CDS encoding SusE domain-containing protein gives MKRVLSLIWLSCVIIIGASSCKKEVRPLNTNVNAVTTLSAPANAATLTIKTGTPAVTFKWDPATAEDGGLIIYQVAFDKAGGDFSAPVYKILADGGGVQTQATVPQDSLNKIASLAGIASSSTGTLKWTVVSSKSTNLQTGKSSNTIQVTRPAGFAVPPTTLYLTGTATEAGASDLSKAIPFKRTSSGVFEIYTSLQPGSYQFSDKAGSGGTLYFLDANGVIQQGSGSTTVAAAKTTYRMRLDFNVATSNTVEIQSLGLWMSAYNMEIGQLAYLGNGTWENPKLPVTFYQFSWGRDERYKFVLHTSSGLEYYGSTNVNNVAPAGQAASYFYLLPVTNAQWDNTYKFDPSIDTKNAKVDVYFNTSQSSYTHTATVVN, from the coding sequence ATGAAAAGAGTTTTATCCCTCATATGGCTGTCGTGCGTCATTATAATTGGTGCGTCGTCATGTAAAAAAGAAGTTAGACCACTAAACACGAATGTAAACGCCGTCACTACTTTGTCGGCACCTGCCAATGCTGCTACTTTAACGATCAAAACCGGCACACCTGCGGTAACTTTTAAATGGGACCCAGCAACAGCTGAAGATGGTGGTCTTATAATTTACCAGGTTGCATTCGATAAAGCTGGCGGTGATTTCAGTGCACCGGTTTACAAAATTTTAGCAGATGGCGGCGGTGTACAAACCCAAGCCACTGTTCCACAAGATAGCCTTAATAAGATCGCGTCGCTCGCAGGCATCGCATCTTCCAGCACTGGAACATTAAAATGGACAGTGGTATCTTCAAAATCAACTAATTTACAAACCGGCAAATCAAGTAACACGATACAAGTAACAAGACCTGCGGGATTTGCTGTACCCCCAACTACGCTGTATCTTACCGGGACGGCTACAGAAGCTGGGGCGTCAGATTTGTCCAAAGCCATCCCTTTTAAACGGACTTCCTCCGGGGTTTTTGAAATTTATACATCGCTTCAGCCAGGATCCTACCAGTTTTCTGACAAAGCTGGTAGCGGCGGAACGCTTTATTTTTTGGATGCAAATGGCGTAATCCAACAAGGAAGCGGATCAACCACTGTCGCAGCTGCAAAAACTACTTATCGTATGCGATTGGATTTCAACGTTGCTACGAGCAATACAGTTGAAATACAATCTTTAGGGCTTTGGATGTCTGCCTACAATATGGAAATTGGTCAGCTAGCCTATTTAGGTAATGGGACATGGGAGAATCCTAAATTACCTGTTACCTTTTACCAATTCTCCTGGGGCCGTGACGAACGCTACAAATTTGTATTGCACACGAGCAGCGGTCTTGAATATTACGGTAGCACTAATGTAAACAATGTTGCCCCGGCAGGACAAGCTGCCAGTTATTTTTATCTATTGCCAGTTACAAATGCCCAGTGGGATAATACATACAAGTTCGACCCAAGCATAGATACTAAAAACGCAAAAGTCGATGTCTATTTCAATACATCACAATCATCCTATACACACACAGCTACTGTTGTAAATTAA
- a CDS encoding RagB/SusD family nutrient uptake outer membrane protein, with amino-acid sequence MKNLTKYFALAALVAVTGCRKLDIAPTDSYSALNFWTADANVYNALNNNYSLIYNSDKYFTAEGLSDNAYSQTNTDAIQIASGNATAQQAKFANDWSFYYRTIKSCNQFLENVDKNTTLGAATIARLKAEVRFIRAYEHFNLTKWYGDVPLVDHDLSQDEAKSIGRTPKADVVKFILNELDAALPALPSKDQMPAAENGRINKGAVLALKARVLLYQGDRMADVISVCESLMNSTANGTYSLNPSYSNLFSDPATNKTNPETMLSLQYVPATTRTWSDFWDFAPKSVDGRVNSLAPSQELVNDYIMLNGKDITDPTSGYDENNPYINRDPRLTATIVYDKYNWNNGGGVNGKTKIIYIKPGTDPVKPGPDEYSPGRQNSSPTGYYWRKYFDPSALINYVSGNNLHLFRYAEILLDYAEAKNSLGQMDATVWSKTIGALRSRAGFTEPGALSYPGSANLTNIIRKERRIELALEGNRIDDIRRWKIAEIVLNGYVHGAKFSGDPATDNGYIRAQLRRFNAGRDYLWAIPNGDVSLDANLTQNPGY; translated from the coding sequence ATGAAAAATCTAACTAAATATTTTGCTTTAGCAGCACTGGTTGCTGTGACAGGTTGCCGAAAACTGGACATCGCACCTACAGATTCTTACTCTGCATTGAACTTTTGGACAGCGGACGCAAATGTGTATAACGCACTTAATAATAATTACAGTCTGATATATAACAGTGATAAATATTTTACAGCTGAAGGTTTATCGGATAACGCTTATTCACAAACAAATACCGACGCGATACAAATCGCTAGCGGCAATGCGACCGCACAACAGGCCAAATTTGCAAATGACTGGAGTTTTTACTACCGTACCATTAAATCCTGTAATCAATTCCTTGAAAACGTAGACAAAAATACCACGTTAGGGGCTGCAACAATAGCTCGGTTAAAAGCTGAAGTACGGTTTATACGCGCTTACGAGCATTTCAATTTAACCAAATGGTATGGAGATGTTCCACTAGTAGACCATGATCTAAGTCAGGATGAAGCCAAATCCATTGGCAGAACTCCAAAGGCTGACGTTGTAAAATTTATACTTAATGAACTGGATGCTGCCCTTCCGGCACTCCCATCAAAGGATCAGATGCCTGCAGCAGAAAATGGTCGCATAAATAAAGGTGCAGTTCTGGCTTTGAAGGCCCGCGTGTTATTATACCAGGGTGATCGTATGGCAGATGTTATCAGTGTTTGCGAAAGTCTGATGAACAGTACTGCTAATGGGACTTATTCATTAAATCCTAGCTATTCTAATCTTTTCAGTGATCCGGCAACAAATAAGACAAATCCTGAAACGATGCTATCTCTTCAGTATGTGCCGGCAACAACACGCACGTGGAGCGATTTTTGGGATTTTGCGCCTAAAAGCGTGGATGGAAGGGTCAATTCGCTTGCACCTAGTCAGGAGTTAGTCAACGACTATATCATGCTTAATGGCAAAGATATTACTGATCCTACATCTGGATATGATGAAAATAATCCGTACATCAATAGGGATCCGCGTTTGACAGCTACAATTGTATATGATAAATATAATTGGAATAATGGCGGTGGTGTTAACGGGAAGACCAAAATTATATACATAAAACCTGGAACTGACCCTGTGAAACCCGGACCTGATGAATACTCACCAGGCAGGCAGAATTCCTCACCAACAGGTTATTATTGGCGTAAATATTTTGATCCATCTGCGCTAATTAATTACGTGTCAGGAAATAATCTGCATTTATTCCGATACGCAGAGATATTATTGGATTACGCTGAAGCAAAAAACAGTCTGGGGCAAATGGATGCAACGGTGTGGTCGAAAACAATTGGAGCCCTTCGGAGCCGCGCAGGTTTTACCGAACCGGGTGCACTGAGCTATCCCGGGAGTGCTAATCTGACAAACATCATCCGTAAGGAAAGAAGAATAGAACTTGCTTTGGAGGGAAACCGGATTGATGATATCCGCCGCTGGAAAATAGCGGAAATCGTGTTGAACGGATATGTTCATGGTGCAAAATTTTCAGGAGATCCAGCAACCGATAATGGTTACATCCGAGCGCAGTTAAGAAGGTTCAACGCTGGCAGAGATTATCTCTGGGCTATCCCGAACGGTGACGTAAGCCTTGATGCTAATCTTACTCAAAATCCTGGTTATTAA
- a CDS encoding glycoside hydrolase family 76 protein, translating to MKTLVHQKFIPVILLLGVIVSSCKKEMTASVNKSESSDSVGNAPKIKTQSTSSAYYIKAGETHNFVYGNILTSYNSYRVNTTTTTTTAYEWYNASQIYADAAMVKIGATTYASYMNNTFTWMSNMWDGASPNGGYFAAANINGTGAAGDKYVDDNSLTGNVYLDCYAVTTGTTQTNYLNAAKSCANWLMNSGQWDNTYGGGFYWSTVKDNKPTQSNGLAMQLFLRLYQITGQTFYRDWANSVKNWLLNNMYDSTTGLFIWKIDGAGTGTKHLDKFTYDNAIMIEAFLLYAQIMGDNTYVTKAQNLGSALNTQLWDATNKVYRFNTAGNRVNPSWCVWASQAMIRLYQRDGNTAWLDYAQKNIDFMNAKLRNATNKGYYAFCNTDGSGVDTRQEGVDQAWMQRTQALLSDYR from the coding sequence ATGAAAACTCTAGTACATCAAAAGTTTATTCCGGTGATATTGTTACTCGGAGTAATTGTAAGTTCATGTAAAAAAGAAATGACTGCCTCTGTCAATAAATCTGAGTCTAGTGATTCTGTAGGCAATGCCCCCAAAATAAAAACACAGAGTACCAGTTCTGCTTATTATATCAAAGCGGGTGAGACTCATAATTTTGTTTACGGTAACATTCTAACCAGTTATAACAGTTACCGGGTAAATACGACAACGACAACAACAACAGCTTATGAATGGTACAATGCCAGCCAGATTTATGCTGATGCTGCAATGGTGAAAATTGGGGCGACAACATACGCCTCTTATATGAATAATACCTTTACCTGGATGAGTAATATGTGGGATGGTGCCAGTCCAAATGGTGGCTATTTTGCAGCAGCTAATATTAATGGTACAGGTGCAGCCGGCGATAAATATGTCGATGATAATTCTCTTACAGGAAATGTGTATCTGGACTGCTATGCGGTAACGACCGGCACTACACAAACTAACTACTTAAATGCGGCGAAATCCTGCGCAAACTGGCTCATGAATAGCGGCCAATGGGATAATACTTACGGTGGAGGGTTTTATTGGAGTACCGTAAAAGATAACAAGCCGACGCAATCTAATGGGCTTGCAATGCAGTTGTTTCTTCGTCTTTATCAAATTACAGGTCAAACATTCTACCGTGACTGGGCAAACTCTGTAAAAAACTGGCTCCTAAATAATATGTACGATTCAACAACAGGTTTATTTATATGGAAAATAGATGGTGCGGGAACAGGTACTAAGCATTTAGACAAGTTTACTTATGACAATGCCATAATGATCGAAGCATTTTTGCTTTATGCACAAATAATGGGTGACAACACATATGTAACCAAAGCACAAAACTTGGGCAGTGCCTTGAATACCCAACTGTGGGATGCCACAAATAAAGTATATCGGTTCAATACTGCAGGTAATCGTGTTAATCCGTCATGGTGTGTGTGGGCCTCTCAAGCGATGATCCGTCTTTATCAGCGCGATGGAAATACCGCTTGGTTAGATTACGCACAGAAAAATATAGATTTTATGAATGCAAAATTGCGAAACGCGACGAACAAAGGATATTATGCCTTCTGTAATACTGACGGCTCTGGTGTTGACACTCGCCAGGAAGGAGTCGATCAGGCTTGGATGCAGCGGACGCAAGCTTTACTATCTGATTATAGATAA
- a CDS encoding GH92 family glycosyl hydrolase, giving the protein MRLKIIKHYKFVKAIIGTFLCLQLSVFASAQDVLKFVDPNIGTAHSRWFFYTPAAVPYGMAKLAPSTNGHFGNASGWEAVGYDTRQTSIEGFVHFHEWQVGGVSFMPTVGNLIIQPGDLERKMPGYRSAFDRKNQVAQPGYYSVILDDYKIMAELTATKRVGFQRYTFPKTDQAHIILDIGNKQGESGMVTDAEIRMIDDNYFQGHVTTYPKYVKTYDPLGKVEMFFYGKVSKKPLSVTAFSEGKITGQHNASNGKGAGLALNFQTESDEQVEVTTGLSYTSLANAKLNFQQESKGLTFNKAKNIAQSTWRTELNKIDIIDTNKVNKVKFYTGLFHALLGRGIASDVNGNYPKHAGGIGQLPKDVSGLNAEFLNTDAIWGGFWNLTQLWSLSYPKWYGSFVNTQLQLYKDKGWFGDGIANSEYVSGVGTNFVGLAVAAAYQVGIRNYDVNLAYQAVKSNELNYKNRPVGSGKQDTKAFVQYGYVPFFNQTGRDFATDSTGSNFAGSHTLEYSYSAFAAAQFAKALGKHADYEQMIRLSNGWRKIFNPVNKLMQPKRLDGSFIEKFDPYQPWRGFQEGNAVQYTFYVPQNPKGLIDAIGKDNFNKRLDSIFTVSEKQGFGGGKTIDAFAGINSIYNHGNQPNLHISWLFNFSGKPWLTQKWTRLIGEEFYGNEPIHGYGYGQDEDQGQLGSWYVLNALGLFDVKGFTDARPIIEFGSPLFKKCVIGLGNGRTLKIETVNNSQTNMYVQSAEFNGVYLKNCWIYRDELMKGGELKFTMGAVPNFAWGTNVPPPSAQ; this is encoded by the coding sequence GTGAGACTAAAAATCATTAAACACTACAAATTTGTCAAGGCCATTATTGGGACTTTTTTATGTCTGCAGTTGTCCGTATTTGCATCAGCACAAGATGTCCTGAAATTTGTAGACCCTAACATTGGCACTGCCCATAGCAGATGGTTTTTTTATACGCCCGCCGCCGTTCCATATGGAATGGCAAAACTTGCCCCATCTACCAACGGGCATTTCGGTAATGCGTCCGGATGGGAAGCTGTTGGTTATGATACCCGTCAGACTTCGATTGAAGGTTTTGTACATTTTCATGAATGGCAAGTTGGGGGCGTTAGTTTTATGCCAACAGTGGGAAATCTGATTATTCAACCTGGTGATCTGGAACGAAAAATGCCTGGTTACCGATCAGCTTTTGACCGCAAAAACCAAGTGGCCCAACCTGGGTACTACAGTGTCATTCTTGACGACTATAAGATAATGGCTGAGCTGACTGCAACTAAGCGTGTCGGCTTTCAGCGATACACCTTTCCCAAAACGGATCAAGCACACATCATTTTGGACATTGGTAATAAGCAGGGGGAAAGCGGAATGGTAACGGATGCCGAGATCAGAATGATCGACGACAATTATTTCCAAGGTCATGTTACTACCTATCCAAAATATGTAAAAACGTATGATCCTCTCGGAAAAGTCGAAATGTTCTTTTATGGTAAAGTGAGCAAAAAGCCGCTTTCCGTAACTGCATTCTCAGAAGGAAAGATTACAGGGCAGCATAATGCATCTAATGGCAAAGGAGCAGGACTTGCCTTAAACTTTCAAACTGAGTCTGATGAGCAGGTTGAAGTTACCACCGGGCTTTCATATACATCACTTGCCAACGCTAAATTAAATTTTCAGCAAGAATCCAAAGGCCTGACATTCAACAAGGCAAAGAACATAGCACAGTCGACATGGAGAACTGAACTAAATAAAATTGACATAATAGACACTAATAAGGTCAATAAAGTAAAGTTTTATACAGGATTGTTTCACGCTTTATTGGGGAGAGGTATCGCCAGCGATGTGAACGGGAATTATCCGAAACACGCCGGTGGAATTGGCCAGCTTCCAAAGGACGTGTCAGGGTTAAATGCTGAATTCCTTAATACTGATGCCATATGGGGGGGATTTTGGAATTTAACTCAGCTATGGTCGCTTTCTTATCCGAAATGGTATGGAAGTTTTGTAAATACACAACTTCAATTATATAAGGATAAAGGTTGGTTTGGGGATGGTATAGCTAATAGTGAATATGTGTCAGGGGTAGGTACAAACTTTGTCGGACTCGCTGTTGCTGCGGCCTATCAGGTGGGAATTCGCAACTATGATGTAAATCTGGCATACCAGGCAGTCAAATCAAACGAATTAAATTACAAAAACCGGCCTGTCGGATCTGGAAAGCAGGATACTAAGGCCTTCGTACAATATGGTTACGTGCCTTTTTTCAATCAGACCGGGAGGGATTTCGCAACAGATTCAACAGGATCTAATTTCGCCGGGTCACATACCTTAGAGTATAGCTACAGCGCTTTTGCTGCTGCTCAATTCGCAAAAGCGCTGGGTAAGCATGCCGATTATGAGCAAATGATTAGGTTGTCAAACGGGTGGAGAAAGATTTTTAACCCCGTTAATAAATTGATGCAACCTAAACGATTGGACGGATCTTTTATTGAAAAATTCGATCCATATCAGCCTTGGAGAGGATTTCAGGAAGGAAACGCTGTACAGTATACATTCTATGTACCACAAAACCCCAAAGGTTTAATTGACGCTATTGGAAAGGATAATTTTAATAAGCGCTTGGATAGTATTTTCACAGTATCAGAAAAGCAAGGATTCGGTGGTGGAAAAACGATCGACGCCTTTGCCGGGATAAACTCTATATATAATCACGGCAACCAGCCCAATCTGCATATTAGCTGGCTTTTTAACTTTTCAGGAAAACCTTGGCTTACACAAAAATGGACCCGGCTTATCGGGGAAGAGTTTTATGGTAACGAACCAATACATGGTTATGGTTACGGGCAGGACGAGGATCAGGGTCAGTTAGGTTCTTGGTACGTTCTCAATGCTTTAGGTCTTTTCGATGTTAAAGGCTTTACCGACGCTCGACCGATTATCGAGTTTGGCAGCCCTTTGTTCAAGAAGTGCGTAATTGGTTTAGGAAACGGCCGAACCCTTAAGATTGAAACAGTTAATAACTCGCAAACGAATATGTATGTGCAATCAGCGGAATTTAATGGCGTCTATTTGAAAAATTGCTGGATTTATCGCGATGAATTAATGAAAGGCGGGGAATTGAAATTTACAATGGGCGCTGTTCCCAATTTCGCTTGGGGAACAAATGTGCCCCCTCCGTCAGCGCAGTAA
- a CDS encoding glycoside hydrolase family 76 protein — translation MRKHSPFQILFLLFLFVTEQVSAQSKTVKSELYAERAKSIYSNIWTRFRVKSFTGLFLENYPGGKSDSLNYFQGSAVKERQVSFLWPFSGVFSATNVLMRIPGQKNVYKPYQDSLIAGIEQYLDVVRKPEGYQAYPVKLEKSDRYYDDNGLVGIDYMESYFNTKNPVYLARAKNVFRFIMSGWTEDLGGGVFWVEGHPDQKPACSNGMALLTSLKIYEGCHEKYYLDQGKKFYNWMYTTLRDSTTGMITNDIKPGKGLNRTFWSYNTGSLIEAAVMLYRFTGKESYLIQAKALAKDSHAFYKAAKHDEHLTYRIDLPWFMAVLFRGYEALYKVDKNDLYISALEHDINYAWENSRDKFGLVTHSWTTNPQDIKKPKWLLDEACIAEIYGRLSVLR, via the coding sequence ATGAGAAAGCACAGTCCTTTTCAGATTCTTTTTTTACTCTTTCTGTTCGTCACAGAACAGGTGTCTGCCCAGTCTAAAACAGTGAAGTCTGAATTATATGCTGAACGAGCAAAATCTATTTATTCAAATATTTGGACACGGTTTAGGGTAAAATCGTTTACCGGATTATTCTTAGAAAACTACCCGGGAGGAAAAAGTGATTCACTCAATTATTTCCAAGGTTCTGCAGTAAAAGAAAGGCAAGTAAGTTTCTTGTGGCCATTTTCTGGGGTTTTTTCCGCCACAAATGTGTTAATGCGTATACCCGGTCAAAAAAATGTGTACAAACCGTACCAGGACTCCCTGATCGCAGGTATTGAACAATATCTTGACGTCGTAAGAAAACCTGAAGGTTACCAAGCCTATCCGGTTAAATTGGAGAAATCTGATCGTTACTACGATGATAATGGATTGGTTGGCATTGATTATATGGAATCATATTTCAATACAAAGAATCCTGTTTATTTGGCCAGAGCAAAAAATGTATTCAGATTTATCATGAGCGGATGGACAGAAGACCTTGGGGGTGGGGTTTTCTGGGTTGAGGGTCATCCAGATCAAAAGCCTGCATGCAGCAATGGAATGGCCTTGCTTACTTCTTTAAAAATTTATGAGGGATGTCATGAAAAGTATTATCTGGATCAAGGTAAAAAGTTCTATAACTGGATGTATACGACGTTACGGGATAGCACTACAGGAATGATTACAAATGATATTAAGCCCGGTAAAGGACTGAACCGTACGTTTTGGTCCTATAATACCGGATCTTTAATTGAAGCAGCGGTAATGTTGTATCGGTTCACGGGGAAAGAATCTTATTTGATTCAGGCCAAGGCTTTAGCTAAGGATAGCCACGCTTTCTATAAAGCTGCAAAACATGATGAACATCTGACTTACCGTATCGATCTACCCTGGTTTATGGCCGTATTATTCAGGGGATATGAGGCCCTCTATAAAGTTGATAAAAATGACTTGTATATATCCGCTTTAGAACACGACATTAATTATGCTTGGGAAAATTCCAGAGATAAATTCGGGTTGGTGACACATAGCTGGACAACCAATCCTCAAGATATTAAGAAACCTAAATGGTTACTTGATGAGGCCTGTATTGCAGAAATATATGGCCGACTTAGCGTATTGAGATAA